One genomic region from Campylobacter sp. RM5004 encodes:
- a CDS encoding prepilin-type N-terminal cleavage/methylation domain-containing protein, with the protein MKKAFTIIELIVVIVILGIVAGLGIEIIKFSYDNEQRVRILNELELKSQVTMDFLTTHLNNAIKNSYRLKKQENSECANSITDCKFVFNMSKTSLKDSDFKIFEWARIAITDKKQGKWDGLNETRYVIEKAVNNKSDCYDNLANPNYFQCFSQKKINQKIIDNYSEGTILGIYFLGDNIATSTSFMEKDLYDFEVYSITSTAGTTSKATRIKLRLDEKNFTMSNVYVLVDKIEGVIYDGTENKLKYYSYDYKDKKPNFVTNTKDIAKVTLVNHVSDFSISSNNGVTTLRLCLEAKDLPGSFINKKTTISVCKTGVIL; encoded by the coding sequence ATGAAAAAAGCTTTTACAATAATTGAATTAATAGTAGTAATTGTTATATTAGGAATTGTTGCAGGACTTGGAATTGAGATTATTAAATTTTCTTACGACAACGAACAAAGAGTAAGGATATTAAATGAGCTTGAATTAAAATCACAAGTTACAATGGACTTTTTAACAACACATTTAAATAATGCTATTAAAAATAGTTATAGATTAAAAAAACAAGAGAACTCAGAATGTGCTAATTCTATTACTGATTGTAAATTTGTATTTAACATGAGTAAGACTTCTTTAAAAGATAGTGATTTTAAGATTTTTGAATGGGCTAGAATAGCAATAACTGATAAAAAACAAGGCAAGTGGGATGGATTAAATGAGACAAGATATGTTATTGAAAAGGCTGTAAATAATAAATCAGATTGTTACGATAATTTAGCAAATCCTAACTATTTTCAATGTTTTTCGCAAAAAAAAATAAATCAAAAAATAATAGATAATTATAGCGAAGGAACAATACTTGGCATATATTTCTTAGGAGATAATATTGCAACTTCAACTTCATTTATGGAAAAAGATTTATATGACTTTGAAGTATATTCTATAACTTCTACTGCTGGAACTACAAGTAAGGCAACTAGAATTAAATTAAGATTAGATGAGAAAAATTTCACTATGAGTAATGTTTATGTATTGGTTGATAAGATTGAAGGTGTTATTTATGATGGCACAGAAAATAAACTTAAATATTATAGTTATGATTATAAAGATAAAAAACCAAATTTTGTAACAAATACAAAAGACATAGCTAAAGTTACTTTAGTTAATCATGTAAGCGATTTTTCTATAAGCAGTAATAACGGAGTTACAACGCTTAGATTATGCTTAGAAGCAAAAGATTTACCAGGTAGTTTTATTAACAAAAAAACAACAATTTCAGTATGTAAAACGGGAGTTATATTATGA
- the serC gene encoding 3-phosphoserine/phosphohydroxythreonine transaminase, producing the protein MRQYNFSAGPSELPLEVLKEIQEELLSYKNNGFSIMEISHRSSYYEQMHNDAIKDAKELYGINDDYEVIFVQGGATMQFSLLAMNFSLDNKPCEYIDTDVWTQKACEEAILAGVNAKIVASSKDSKYNYIPKVSLNSDSSYTYICSNNTVHGTQYKQLPISNSPLIIDASSDFFSRKLDFSNIGVLYGGVQKNAGIAGFACLIIRKDLLERSKNKSMPKMFNYNTYADNNSLFNTPPTFAIYVYAKIMKWIKAKGGLDVINKENEIKAKYLYDIIDNSSFYKAYVNNEDRSIMNVCFTTGNDELDLEFWSKAAKEHNMLGLKGHKKLGGLRASIYNSASLEKVKILGEYMKEYERVRG; encoded by the coding sequence ATGAGACAATATAATTTTAGTGCAGGTCCATCAGAATTACCATTAGAAGTATTAAAAGAAATTCAAGAAGAATTATTAAGCTATAAAAACAACGGCTTTTCAATCATGGAAATAAGTCATCGCTCAAGCTACTATGAGCAAATGCATAATGACGCTATAAAAGATGCAAAAGAGCTTTATGGAATAAATGATGATTATGAAGTAATTTTCGTTCAAGGTGGAGCTACTATGCAATTTAGCTTATTAGCTATGAATTTTAGCCTTGATAATAAGCCATGTGAATACATTGATACTGATGTTTGGACGCAAAAAGCTTGTGAAGAAGCTATCTTAGCAGGGGTAAATGCAAAAATTGTAGCAAGCTCAAAAGATAGTAAATATAATTATATTCCAAAAGTTAGTTTAAATAGCGATAGTTCTTATACTTATATATGCTCAAATAACACGGTTCATGGAACTCAATACAAGCAACTTCCTATTTCAAATTCTCCTTTGATTATTGATGCTAGTTCGGACTTTTTTTCAAGGAAATTAGACTTTTCAAATATAGGCGTTTTATATGGTGGAGTTCAAAAAAATGCTGGTATAGCAGGATTTGCTTGTTTGATTATTAGAAAAGATTTGTTAGAAAGAAGCAAAAACAAATCAATGCCTAAGATGTTTAATTACAACACTTACGCTGATAACAATTCATTATTTAACACTCCTCCTACATTTGCTATTTATGTATATGCAAAAATTATGAAATGGATTAAGGCAAAGGGTGGCCTTGATGTGATAAATAAAGAAAACGAAATAAAAGCTAAATATCTTTATGATATTATTGATAATAGTAGTTTTTATAAAGCTTATGTGAATAATGAAGATAGGTCGATTATGAATGTTTGCTTTACAACAGGAAATGATGAATTAGACTTAGAATTTTGGAGCAAAGCTGCTAAAGAGCACAATATGCTAGGCTTAAAAGGGCATAAAAAACTAGGCGGTTTAAGAGCTAGTATTTATAATAGTGCTAGTTTAGAAAAAGTAAAAATTCTAGGTGAATATATGAAAGAATACGAAAGGGTTCGTGGATGA
- a CDS encoding cation:dicarboxylase symporter family transporter → MSVFKSYRQSLFLILAIFIGSVVGYFMQEKALMFESLANLFLNLLFCIVVPLIFVSLVSSIANAKSSSVFGKTILVMILVFLVSGIISGIFGLAFFSLFDFKTNVALSRIDDVKTSADVLSMFSVGNFYELFTRKNLIPLIVFALFFGVALLKCKEECKNVINFFSELNIVVNKMVNFIMMFAPIGLACFFAVLFGTTGKQITDDLAKAIIAFFLITPVYFIIHNAIFAYFADGINGVKLFFKNILTSVIVALGTCSSVAVIPSNIKAASNIGVNPNVNTLVTSLAASLHKPGSVVLAILKMAVVCAIFNIDLFTASNMIKAIIVAILIGSVVGPIPTGGYISEMLVVGAFNLPIEALPIVILIGTIADAPATLLNAASDVSATMVVNKYVGKKDE, encoded by the coding sequence ATGAGCGTTTTTAAAAGTTATAGACAATCTTTGTTTTTGATTTTAGCAATTTTTATTGGTTCAGTTGTAGGGTATTTTATGCAAGAAAAGGCTTTAATGTTTGAAAGCCTTGCGAATTTGTTTTTAAATTTATTATTTTGTATAGTTGTGCCTTTAATCTTCGTTTCTTTAGTAAGCTCTATTGCAAATGCTAAAAGTAGTTCGGTATTTGGTAAGACTATTTTAGTGATGATTTTAGTATTTTTAGTAAGTGGGATTATTTCAGGTATTTTTGGTTTAGCATTCTTTTCATTGTTTGATTTTAAAACTAATGTGGCTTTATCTAGAATTGATGATGTTAAAACAAGTGCTGATGTTTTATCTATGTTTAGCGTAGGTAATTTTTATGAGTTATTTACTAGAAAAAATCTAATTCCTTTAATCGTATTTGCTTTATTTTTTGGTGTTGCACTATTAAAATGCAAAGAAGAATGCAAAAATGTGATTAATTTTTTTAGCGAGTTAAATATAGTTGTTAATAAAATGGTTAATTTTATAATGATGTTTGCTCCTATTGGTTTGGCTTGTTTTTTTGCTGTTTTATTTGGCACAACAGGAAAGCAAATCACAGATGATTTAGCTAAAGCTATAATTGCATTTTTCTTAATAACTCCTGTTTATTTTATAATTCATAATGCGATTTTTGCATATTTTGCAGATGGTATTAATGGAGTTAAATTGTTTTTTAAAAATATTTTAACAAGCGTTATTGTAGCTTTAGGCACATGCTCAAGCGTTGCAGTAATTCCTAGTAATATAAAAGCAGCTTCAAATATAGGTGTAAATCCTAATGTAAATACTCTTGTAACTTCTTTAGCGGCGTCACTTCATAAGCCTGGCTCAGTTGTTTTAGCGATTTTAAAAATGGCTGTTGTTTGTGCTATTTTCAATATAGATTTATTTACGGCTTCTAATATGATTAAAGCAATAATTGTTGCTATTTTAATAGGTTCAGTTGTTGGGCCAATTCCAACTGGTGGTTATATTAGCGAAATGCTTGTGGTTGGTGCTTTTAATCTTCCTATTGAAGCTCTTCCTATTGTT
- a CDS encoding prepilin-type N-terminal cleavage/methylation domain-containing protein has translation MKKGFSLIELIFAMVVIGICIAAIPKIVNASLESDEISYKQEYFYEVKEFYGLIRNLPFSKQNVSYDDYKQNSLLSQFIANCGGVISKFIPQYELSELSLININPRYGRGFSSKGSLGIDILINGIRGNYNNTTFTNALSQSFSYKFADPAKGSKVDSSYIFKTIGKISVVPYKPKTKTDSFFATIDGCDKEIALMYPLQIYDDKNEIFLSFDTFYNTFGRLDSIYSQYSMMTKDSAWQITNEDKLKSYLNL, from the coding sequence ATGAAAAAAGGCTTTTCATTAATTGAACTTATATTTGCTATGGTTGTTATTGGAATTTGCATTGCTGCAATTCCAAAAATAGTAAATGCGAGTTTAGAAAGTGATGAGATTAGTTATAAACAAGAATATTTTTATGAAGTAAAAGAATTTTATGGGCTTATTAGAAACTTGCCTTTTAGTAAGCAAAATGTATCTTATGATGATTATAAACAAAATAGTTTATTATCTCAATTTATTGCAAATTGTGGTGGTGTTATATCAAAATTTATACCGCAATATGAATTAAGCGAATTGAGTTTAATTAATATAAATCCAAGATATGGAAGGGGTTTTAGTAGCAAAGGTAGTCTAGGAATTGATATTTTAATAAATGGTATTCGTGGTAATTATAATAATACAACTTTTACAAATGCTTTAAGTCAAAGTTTTTCATATAAGTTTGCAGACCCAGCAAAAGGCTCTAAGGTTGATAGTAGTTATATTTTTAAGACCATTGGAAAAATATCTGTAGTACCTTATAAGCCAAAGACAAAAACTGATAGTTTTTTTGCAACCATTGATGGCTGTGATAAAGAAATAGCCTTAATGTATCCATTACAAATATATGATGATAAGAATGAAATATTTTTATCTTTTGATACATTTTATAATACCTTTGGAAGACTTGATAGTATTTATAGTCAGTATTCTATGATGACAAAAGATTCAGCATGGCAAATTACAAATGAAGATAAATTAAAAAGTTATCTTAATTTATAA
- a CDS encoding PatB family C-S lyase — MQDFIQEHFINRKNTNSSKWDNLAVRFNDNRDLLAMWVADMEFKTAKEILSAINERVNHGIFGYSLTPNSYYESFISWMKQYHNVELKKEWIRFNLGVVNSIYHLINCFSKENDSILILSPVYYPFARAVKDNHRKLVENELVYNEDNGEFCIDYDKLEKDIVTNDVKMVIFCSPHNPISRIWNADELKKCFDIFKKHNVLIISDEIHQDFTYKKSFISALNYEEYFDNLIILNAASKTFNLACLLNSHIIIPNEKLLAVYDEFAKRFNQIETNIIGQLATEIAYKKARYWLENVKEIIYKNYLYIKDEFAKDEITKNIIISPFEGTYLLFLNFSKVINENRMKEFIQDDCMIAIDYGDWFGKDYKGFMRVNLATAPIHIEEFVKRVKNQLKIKDYR, encoded by the coding sequence ATGCAAGACTTTATACAAGAACATTTTATAAACAGAAAAAACACAAACTCATCTAAATGGGATAATCTAGCAGTAAGATTTAATGATAATAGAGACTTACTTGCAATGTGGGTTGCTGATATGGAGTTTAAGACAGCTAAAGAAATACTAAGTGCAATTAATGAAAGAGTAAATCACGGAATATTCGGCTATTCTCTTACTCCTAATAGCTATTATGAGAGCTTTATTTCTTGGATGAAACAATATCATAATGTAGAGCTTAAAAAAGAATGGATTAGATTTAATCTAGGCGTTGTAAATAGTATATATCATTTAATAAATTGCTTTAGCAAAGAAAATGATAGTATTTTAATACTATCTCCTGTGTATTATCCATTCGCAAGAGCTGTTAAAGATAATCATAGAAAATTAGTAGAAAATGAGCTAGTTTATAATGAAGATAATGGCGAGTTTTGTATTGATTATGACAAGCTTGAAAAAGACATTGTTACAAATGATGTAAAAATGGTTATATTTTGTTCTCCACATAATCCTATTAGTAGGATTTGGAATGCAGATGAGCTTAAAAAATGCTTTGATATTTTTAAAAAACATAATGTTTTAATAATTAGTGATGAAATTCATCAAGACTTTACTTATAAAAAAAGCTTTATTTCAGCACTTAATTACGAAGAATATTTTGATAATTTAATCATCTTAAATGCAGCTTCAAAGACATTTAATCTTGCTTGTTTGCTTAATTCTCACATTATCATTCCTAATGAAAAATTATTAGCAGTTTATGATGAATTTGCTAAGAGATTTAATCAAATTGAAACAAATATAATAGGTCAATTAGCAACCGAAATTGCTTACAAAAAAGCAAGATATTGGCTTGAAAATGTAAAAGAAATTATTTATAAAAATTATTTATATATAAAAGATGAGTTCGCAAAAGATGAAATAACAAAAAATATCATTATAAGCCCATTTGAAGGCACATATTTGCTATTTTTAAATTTTAGTAAAGTTATAAATGAAAATAGAATGAAAGAATTTATTCAAGATGATTGCATGATAGCGATTGATTATGGTGATTGGTTCGGTAAAGACTATAAAGGTTTTATGAGAGTAAATCTAGCAACAGCTCCTATTCATATAGAAGAATTTGTAAAAAGAGTTAAAAATCAATTAAAAATCAAGGATTATAGATGA